Proteins from a genomic interval of Arachis hypogaea cultivar Tifrunner chromosome 10, arahy.Tifrunner.gnm2.J5K5, whole genome shotgun sequence:
- the LOC112715823 gene encoding protein CPR-5 — protein MDALASPRHRSTIEIPSAEHNSENQKDTDCSSPMPEIVNCASEVAEPINRCENGTLMKRRASLGDSEATSSTSSVRKTKRKGVAFKRRNSRVAVARRKRGNVDEIGLPLGMSFAAVMAQVLYRRDAAAESMSPTHLSSMCTSAIRESLANVFGDKLDGLTRNFEQSFGSTLSTLRLIYESSTNNEGNKVNDMKKEIPNPKLSLDKKDFSRDIVIEDGNSGAASPTEYVNRNGMKENIHVDSVSRHMDPVDRGLILHGQQNQLISFSRSSSGSVIDNPIVSVFEKSIVEQSRSNDLKEIELGFTMRKLKLKEAQLSLNMDSNNLERSKLAMGASKVSFKVEKFKNQLEDTKYGELSKKCIDCLIAGLFLMSSSLLYGAYVYSYERIVEVTESCSPSTEDSSSWWTPKSVSYFNSRLNILWCQVQVMSRMIFGVLMIFAIAYLLLMRSTTSSQNMPVTFILLMLGVGCGYCGKLCVDTLGGNGYVWLLYWETLCLLHFFCIGFTSVFYQVLYGPVTPAQTFKENPIIRYWIRRFLFYATLLAFLPLLCGLTPFASLSEWKDHLLLKVSDFSEIDS, from the exons ATGGACGCTCTTGCTTCTCCCCGCCACCGCTCCACAATTGAAATTCCCAGCGCAGAACACAATAGCGAGAATCAGAAGGACACCGATTGCTCGAGTCCTATGCCTGAGATCGTGAATTGCGCCTCGGAAGTAGCAGAACCGATTAACAGATGCGAGAACGGAACCCTAATGAAGAGAAGGGCCAGCCTTGGTGATTCCGAAGCGACGTCGTCGACGAGTTCCGTGCGGAAAACGAAACGCAAGGGGGTGGCGTTCAAACGACGGAACTCTAGAGTCGCCGTTGCTCGCCGGAAAAGGGGTAATGTGGACGAAATTGGCCTTCCTCTTGGAATGTCGTTTGCCGCCGTTATGGCTCAG gtTCTGTATAGAAGAGATGCAGCAGCTGAAAGCATGTCGCCCACTCATCTTTCGTCG ATGTGCACCTCAGCTATCAGAGAATCGCTAGCCAAT GTTTTCGGAGACAAGCTGGATGGCCTGACGAGGAATTTTGAGCAGTCTTTTGGTAGCACATTGAGTACACTTAGATTAATTTATGAATCATCTACAAACAATGAAGGGAATAAAGTTAATGATATGAAGAAGGAAATTCCAAATCCTAAATTGAGTCTTGACAAAAAGGATTTCTCAAGAGATATTGTCATTGAAGATGGAAATTCTGGGGCAGCATCTCCTACTGAATATGTTAATCGCAATGGGATGAAGGAGAACATTCATGTGGATTCAGTTAGTCGTCATATGGATCCAGTTGATCGTGGTCTGATTTTGCATGGGCAACAAAATCAGTTGATATCTTTTTCTCGAAGCTCTTCTGGGTCAGTAATTGATAATCCTATCGTCAGTGTTTTTGAGAAATCTATTGTAGAGCAGTCTCGTTCTAATGACCTCAAGGAAATAGAACTTGGCTTTACAAtgagaaaattgaaattgaaagaggcACAGTTGTCTCTCAACATGGATTCGAATAACCTAGAAAGATCTAAGTTAGCCATGGGAGCATCAAAGGTGTCTTTCAAAGTTGAAAAGTTTAAGAACCAGTTAGAAGATACAAAATATGGAGAGCTGAGTAAAAAGTGCATAGATTGTCTTATTGCTGGTCTGTTTCTTATGTCATCTTCACTGCTGTATGGTGCTTATGTATACTCCTATGAAAGGATTGTTGAGGTCACCGAATCATGTTCGCCATCAACTGAG gactcttcctcttggtggactCCCAAATCAGTGTCCTATTTCAATTCAAGGTTGAATATTTTGTGGTGTCAAGTTCAAGTTATGAGCCGAATGATATTTGGTGTCTTGATGATATTTGCAATTGCATATTTGCTCCTCATGAGGTCAACAACATCATCACAGAATATGCCAGTTACTTTCATCCTTTTGATGTTAGGAGTTGGTTGCGGATAttgtggcaagctgtgtgtagatACATTGGGAGGGAATGGTTATGTGTGGCTCTTATATTGGGAGACGCTGTGCTTGCTGCATTTCTTCTGTATTGGCTTCACATCCGTTTTCTACCAAGTCCTTTATGGACCCGTTACGCCAGCACAAACATTTAAGGAGAATCCCATTATCCGGTACTGGATTCGCCGATTTCTGTTCTATGCTACTTTGCTCGCGTTTCTTCCGTTGCTTTGTGGTCTCACGCCTTTTGCAAGCCTATCAGAATGGAAAGACCATTTATTATTGAAGGTGTCAGATTTTAGCGAAATCGATTCCTAA